From Gouania willdenowi chromosome 18, fGouWil2.1, whole genome shotgun sequence, one genomic window encodes:
- the chrnb1l gene encoding cholinergic receptor, nicotinic, beta 1 (muscle) like has protein sequence MFAIAGQIKMNFCLKMNTLLVLSCCCFTLTGASETERRLHQKLFEDYNMKVRPAQYWEERVMVRVGMTLSQLVSLNEKNEEMTTNVYMNLAWTDYRLSWDPAEYDNINVLRIPPNKVWRPDIYLINNNDGQFDVALYVNVLVSSDGTVNWLPPAIYRSSCSIENCSMVFRSYTYDASEVDLQYFLDDDGKEIHEIVIDENAFTENGEWAICHKPSRKNVKDDLYEDITFYLIIERKPLFYIINIIVPCILTSVLAIFVFYLPPGAGEKMTLSISVLIALTVFMLLLADKVPETSLGIPMIVNYVMFTMILVTFSVILSVVVLNLHHRTSSTHIMPNWVRKVFIHFLPKYIGMTRPQMEEPLEKEEDSVESPFRSYNGLQPGGEYFFRKINPDLVLPWRGRGLISASHPLSTSLIQFQRHQIHPRLSCTPLSTVASP, from the exons GAGCCTCTGAAACCGAGCGCAGGTTGCATCAGAAGTTATTTGAAGACTACAACATGAAAGTCAGACCAGCTCAGTACTGGGAGGAGAGGGTAATGGTCCGAGTGGGAATGACTCTTTCCCAGCTTGTCAGCTTG AATGAGAAGAATGAAGAGATGACgacaaatgtgtatatgaatcTG GCATGGACGGACTACAGGTTGTCATGGGACCCTGCAGAATACGACAACATCAATGTTTTAAGAATACCTCCCAACAAGGTTTGGCGTCCCGACATTTATCTCATAAACAA CAATGATGGACAGTTCGATGTGGCCCTTTATGTCAACGTCTTGGTTTCCAGTGATGGAACAGTCAACTGGCTTCCACCAGCCATTTACCGCAGCTCCTGCTCTATAGAG AACTGCAGCATGGTCTTTCGCTCTTACACCTACGATGCGTCTGAAGTTGACTTACAGTATTTTCTCGATGATGACGGCAAGGAGATCCACGAGATTGTTATAGATGAGAACGCTTTCACTG AGAACGGTGAATGGGCCATCTGTCACAAACCATCACGAAAGAACGTTAAGGACGACCTGTATGAAGACATCACTTTCTATCTCATCATAGAGAGGAAGCCTCTGTTTTACATTATTAATATCATCGTGCCCTGTATCCTCACCAGTGTGTTGGCTATATTTGTCTTCTACCTGCCTCCTGGAGCAG GAGAGAAGATGACTCTCTCCATCTCCGTCCTCATCGCTCTGACTGTCTTCATGCTGCTGCTGGCGGACAAAGTCCCAGAGACTTCTCTCGGTATCCCAATGATCGTCAACTATGTCATGTTCACCATGATACTGGTCACCTTCTCTGTCATCCTGAGCGTGGTCGTCCTCAATCTGCACCATCGGACATCCAGCACACACATCATGCCCAACTGGGTCCGAAAG GTCTTTATTCACTTCCTGCCAAAATATATTGGGATGACGAGACCGCAAATGGAGGAACCTTTGGAAAAGGAGGAAGACTCGGTTGAATCTCCCTTCCGCAGTTACAACGGGCTGCAGCCTGGAGGGGAATACTTCTTTCGCAAAATCAATCCTGATCTCGTCTTACCCTGGAGAGGAAG AGGCCTGATCAGTGCCAGCCATCCCCTGTCAACATCTCTCATCCAGTTCCAAAGGCATCAGATTCATCCCCGGCTAAGCTGCACGCCTCTGTCCACAGTCGCCAGCCC